Part of the Lolium rigidum isolate FL_2022 chromosome 6, APGP_CSIRO_Lrig_0.1, whole genome shotgun sequence genome, GTGAGTGTCTAAACTTTAGTTTCAATGACAAACCAAGGAGAACATCAGTTGATCGTTTATCATTATGCGCAATGCTGATATATTCCGTTGCCTATGCCTGATATGGGGTGAGTAGTGGGATTGGATACACCAGCAATTAAGGATCGCGGGGAGAAGAAGCGGTTTGTTTCTGCTCATTCATTTCACACCGTTCTATGAATACAGCCAGGGCTCTTATCAGGATAGCGTCTGCACGCAAAATGATCAAATGAGCATTTACATCATCTCCCCACCCCCCATACACTTTTTCatataatttaaatttgaaataacaaataaactacaATAATTTACGTACCATCTACTTCTTCTTGGAGGGCCCTGCCGCGCCATCTTCACAGTGACGCTTCCCTCAGATGAGTCGGTCGCCACCGATGAGCATGTCTCCCTTCGACGAGGAGTCTCTCCAGTCGTAATTTTCGTCCCCCTCGCCGTCAGTGTACACCGCGTGCGCCTTCGCATCCTCTAGCCGTGGCCACCTAGAATCTTCCTACTCTTCCACCTTCTCCGGGTCGTCGGTGATGGCGTCCTGCACCTTGGGTCGTCGGCGATGACGTCCTGCGCCTCTGGGTCGTCGTTCGGTAGGGAGCTTGAGCTTCTTAGAGTTTTTTCCCTTTCCCACCAACGATGCCACCCAGGTGACTTGCCCTCGCTATCGGAGTCGGATGGCCATGAAAGGTCACTCATGGCGCAGGCTGGTCATCGAtggaaaatggcggcggccggtgGGAGAATGCAACAGGGATGGGCATCGTGCACTCAGTTCATACGAATTTTATATCGCCGCATCCGGAAGGAGATAGGACCACATAGAAATCAAAGAGGGCGGTGGTTGCTATTCTGCGGGAGGTTCCCGTGCTTGGGCACGTGTCTCGGTCATCGCGGTTGCCATTCTGGCAGTTACTATTCTGCGGCAGTTCCCGTGCTTGGACACGCATCTCGACCTTCACAGTTGCCATTCCGGTTGTTTCCATCTTGCGATGCCCCCTGTTATAAACGTGACAAGAAAATAACGAAGAACAAAAAGGAGAACGCAGCGGAgagacaagatttaacgtggaaaacccctccaACACAGAGGGGGAAAAAGCACAGGCGCGCGGGCCTCCCTCGAGATGCTCCACCGTCAGCTTCCGTCGGCGACCACCGCTGAAAACCAGGCGGCCAATGCCTTGCTCGCCGAGGCGAGGGCGCATCTCCGGGAGTCGCATGAAGCCCTACGCGCCCTAAGGCCCCAGCCCACAGGCATCATATACCTCGGCGACAAGGAGACCTTCAGGGTGATGAATGAGCAGCGGGCGCTGCTCGCATTTCGAGACTGTCCCGCAGGACGCCAATCGTCACCAGCCCTAGCGGTAGAGGAGCAGGCGCGCTCCCAAGCGCTCTCCATGAGGCGGGCGTACGAGATGTCCACCCTGGCGGCGGTCCACCGTGCAGCGTGCGAAGAGGTGTTGGCGGCAGGAGTAGCCGCTGGTGGActaggagaaccgggagctggaggaGGCTGCCTCGACCTTGTTTGACGCGGAAGCCAAGGTGACGAGGGATATGGCCCACTACCAGGCCGATCAGGAGGCCGTCATGGCGGAGGAGGTTGCGGCCGAGGCGGAGGCAATGACGGCCAGAGCCCTCTGGGACGCCAATCTAGCCTAGGGGCAGGCTCGTTGCGGGGGGAGGCAGCCGCCTTCACGAGCAGTCGGGAGGCCTTCGTTGCATGCATGGCCGCCCGCCGCCGGAACTCCAACGGCACCGGCCCGTCAGGGCACGCCAGCGTCCATTAGACCACGTGACAACCAGTAACCTCGACCATAGTAGGCCACATGACAACGAGTAGGTACGACCATCGTAGATTAGGTTAACTCGCCTAATCATCGCTCTAAAAATGGTTTCTTTTTGGCCAATAAATATTAGTGAAGTATAATTTGCTTAATCGAGTCACAGACTGGCGAGCCTAGACACTAGTCAGGCGGCACCGGCCAGGGCACACCAACGACCATTAGACCACGTGACAACCAGTAACCTTGGCCATAGTAGGCGacacgacggcgagtaggtacgactatcgtagattaggttAACTCGTCTAATCATCGCTCTAAAAATGGTTTCTTTTTTGGCCAATAAATATTAATGAACTATAATTTGCTTAGTTGAGTCACTGACTTGCGGGTATAGATACTAGTCAGGTGGACGCGCAAGCAGCCGCATTCGCTGCATAAATTTGGGCTGTGGATAGGTCCCCACTGATATACCGATCATTTTGCGTCGGGCGTCCGTGGTTCAGCCGCGGTGTGTAGgaaagttttacaaaaaaaagCCTTGCTGCTAATGGATAGCAGAGTGTGCACTTCACGGGATACAACTTTTTTTCGTGCGACCGACCGTGCGGATCTGTAATCGACCATGCGATCGACCGTACGCATCAAGCACATAGCTCCTGTGCACCGACGCAACGCGTACCGCGTCTACGTCGATACATCAGGCTGCTTACTGCTTGAGAGGCAGTCTCACCGAACGTTTTTTTTTCTCGGCTGACGGTCTTCTCCGTGAAGGCACATCACCACGGTACGCCCGGAGCTAATTAAACTGGTCTGATCGACGCTAAACTAGCGATGTgggacaaaagaaaagaaaaaaagctaTGTAGTGTTTTGCGGGGCGGCAGTGTGGTGCTCCTTAGGCCCGTGTGGATAccactaatgggccggcccacctcgtCTGCCTCGCCAGCCCAATCCGATCAGTACACTGGTAATGCCCACCATCACCGGCGCAACGTGGCAGCCTGGCGCCCGATGTACAAGGCTAAGAGGCACTGCACAGCCCATAATTTTATTCCCAATTTTACTCTTCTCCATTCGTGGTTCAAAAAGAGGCATGCGTAAGACGGTGCCACATAGGCAGCAAAATAAATGGACTACAAACAACGGGCGATGATGCGTCCAGACTAAATACGATACTACAAAGATTAGGAGCTAGCTGTAGGCAGCGACGCGCTACTCCGCCTGCTGCTTATTTTGATCTTCCTCGGAGGGTGGCAGGAGCTGCTGGTACCTCGGTCTGTTTTTCTTCAGGAGAAGGTACGTCAGCCAGTACCAGAACAGCAGGATCCTGCCCTGCGCGGCTAGCGTGTCGGCGATGCGAATTCCTCCCAATGAAAATCTCTCTAGGGCCTGCCAAGAAAAACAACGCATAAAAAACATGACAATGAGCCATTAGCCTGACATACAGAACCATGATCATCCTATACTGTGAGAACATATCAACATGAGCAATCCGCTTGAATACACATTGCTATTCAAATTTCGACAGTGATTCAGCAATATTTCCTGACACTTGACCAAGTTTTTTATTTGATGGTAGTAGAACTGCTTTTCACATGAATGTCCATACCTGTTCACCAGTCTGAATGTCGTAAGAATGTTGCTGCTCAAACTGCAGACCCTTGAACTCATTGATGCTAAGTCCTTGAAAGGCCCTGAAAATCAATGCAAAAGTTATATCCATCGCACTCTATGCTAGGAGCCAACTGAAGTATCACAAGAAAGTGCATTACCATCTGATCAGAGATGCTTTTGGGATCCAGCGAAATATGACGGGGGTATTATCAGCGTTAACATAGTACCCTCCAAAGACAATGAATACCGTCATAAGGGACGGCCCAAGAGCCATCGCAGCTTCAGTTGTAGGAGCGATTGCTCCAACAGTAAGACCCATGGCCGATGCGGCAAATGATTCAACAGTCACAATGCCACAGAACTTGGCAAATCTGTATACATAGCAAAAATTATGCATAAGCTGGCCAGTATCAGATTCCACCTATTGGCATGTACCATGGTGCCGCACAACACACTTTAAACTTTGTTTTGAGGGTAATACTGACCTAGAAATTGTAGGATGAAGTTTAGCCATTGGATAGAGGATGGATCCAAATATCAATGGAAACGCTGCTCCAATAGGAATCTCGGCTAATAACTTAGATGAGAGATATGGTCCTAGTGCATAGGAACCTTTAGCTCGTTCCCTGTCAACTATAGCTCGTTCTTTCGGGAAAACCCCCACGGCCCCACTGTTTTCGTCAGTGCAGCCATTGCTGTGTTTATGGCAGCCACCTAAGTCAGACAAAGTACAAAAGGAGACAGAACAGAGTTAGAAAATACTTGAGATAGAATGGAAACAATcataaggaaaataaaaaatcagAAGGAGTTGATTATCTTCTAATAGATCCAAAACAAGAAACGTGCGATTCAAGCCAAGT contains:
- the LOC124666553 gene encoding ABC transporter G family member 7-like, whose amino-acid sequence is MAKLHPTISRFAKFCGIVTVESFAASAMGLTVGAIAPTTEAAMALGPSLMTVFIVFGGYYVNADNTPVIFRWIPKASLIRWAFQGLSINEFKGLQFEQQHSYDIQTGEQALERFSLGGIRIADTLAAQGRILLFWYWLTYLLLKKNRPRYQQLLPPSEEDQNKQQAE